A genomic region of Alistipes megaguti contains the following coding sequences:
- a CDS encoding RagB/SusD family nutrient uptake outer membrane protein — translation MKHTIINALFLSAAIACISCEDMLDYQPKDRLSPDTYFKTETDCELWTNNYYTVFPSAEGIYSEPYDVIVRDVLADEISGVRKPMPTDGNWNWEKLREMNFFLSRASQVEDESVRLEYEGLTRFFRAYFYFEKVKRYGDVPWVDRPLGSDEEELYKGRDSRESVMEKVMEDVDFAIANLPEVQNVYRVTRWTARALKSRIALFEGTFRKYHGLDGYEEFLQACVNASEPFLTGPYSIYTSGSTPYQDLFTSQNAIETEIILARAYTSAISGMTHDVNGHLTGATMGRPGMTRNVVNMYLMRDGSRYTDQEHYDTKTFVEECKNRDLRMAQTLRTPGYKRIGGSKELAPDLSRSTTGYQLIKYLTEEKYDANKASTNDMPLFRLAEVLLNYAEAKAELGTLKQADLDNTIRPLRVRAGLPDLDMEEANANPDPYLSSPETGYANVTGDNKGVILEIRRERTLETPMEGLRYWDIMRWKEGKRFEKPIEGLYFPGTGEYDLDGNGSVDVCIYDTEKAPGNSADVLYLKLGSDIVLSKGTSGNVLAHSTQQRVWNEERDYLYPIPTDDRVLTQGAISQNPGWNDGLPF, via the coding sequence ATGAAACATACGATCATCAATGCGTTGTTCCTCTCCGCAGCTATAGCCTGTATATCGTGCGAGGACATGCTCGACTATCAGCCAAAAGACCGTCTCTCCCCGGATACCTATTTCAAGACGGAGACCGACTGCGAACTTTGGACAAACAATTACTACACCGTCTTCCCGTCCGCCGAGGGTATTTATAGCGAGCCTTACGATGTTATCGTGCGCGATGTGTTGGCCGACGAAATATCGGGAGTGCGCAAGCCCATGCCGACCGACGGTAACTGGAACTGGGAAAAGTTGCGTGAAATGAATTTCTTCCTTTCACGTGCATCGCAAGTCGAGGATGAATCCGTACGACTTGAATACGAGGGTCTGACCCGCTTTTTCCGGGCCTATTTCTACTTCGAGAAGGTCAAACGCTATGGCGATGTGCCTTGGGTGGACCGTCCGCTGGGTTCGGATGAAGAAGAACTGTACAAAGGGCGCGATTCGCGCGAGTCGGTTATGGAGAAAGTAATGGAGGATGTGGATTTCGCCATCGCCAATCTGCCCGAGGTGCAGAATGTCTACCGCGTAACCCGATGGACGGCTCGCGCTTTGAAGTCGCGTATCGCGTTATTCGAAGGGACATTCCGGAAATATCACGGACTCGACGGATATGAAGAGTTTCTTCAGGCGTGCGTCAATGCTTCAGAGCCTTTCTTGACCGGGCCTTATTCGATTTACACGAGTGGCAGCACGCCTTATCAGGATCTTTTCACATCTCAGAATGCCATTGAGACAGAGATTATTTTGGCGCGGGCCTATACGTCGGCCATCAGCGGTATGACGCACGATGTCAACGGACACCTTACGGGTGCGACGATGGGACGTCCCGGCATGACGCGCAACGTGGTCAACATGTACCTCATGCGCGACGGATCACGCTACACGGATCAGGAGCACTATGATACCAAGACATTTGTCGAAGAGTGCAAGAACCGCGATTTGCGCATGGCGCAGACACTCCGCACTCCGGGGTACAAACGAATCGGCGGCAGCAAGGAACTGGCTCCGGACCTTTCGCGCTCGACGACCGGATATCAACTTATCAAATATCTCACCGAAGAGAAATATGACGCAAACAAAGCCTCGACCAACGATATGCCTCTTTTCCGGTTGGCGGAGGTGCTGCTGAACTATGCCGAAGCCAAGGCCGAACTGGGAACGTTGAAACAGGCGGACCTTGATAATACGATCCGGCCGTTGCGTGTTCGTGCCGGGTTACCCGACCTCGACATGGAAGAAGCGAATGCGAATCCTGATCCTTATCTCTCCTCACCCGAAACGGGATATGCCAACGTGACCGGAGACAACAAGGGGGTCATTCTGGAAATCCGCCGCGAGCGGACGCTCGAAACTCCGATGGAGGGACTTCGTTACTGGGACATTATGCGTTGGAAAGAAGGCAAACGTTTCGAGAAGCCTATCGAAGGGCTTTACTTTCCCGGTACGGGTGAGTACGATCTTGACGGGAACGGGTCGGTTGACGTTTGCATATACGATACCGAGAAGGCTCCGGGAAACAGCGCCGACGTACTTTACCTTAAATTAGGGTCGGATATCGTTCTGAGCAAAGGAACGAGCGGCAATGTTTTGGCTCATAGTACACAGCAACGTGTCTGGAACGAAGAGCGCGATTATCTTTACCCCATTCCGACCGATGATCGGGTGCTTACGCAGGGGGCTATTTCACAGAATCCCGGATGGAATGACGGACTGCCTTTTTAA
- a CDS encoding DUF5689 domain-containing protein → MNKIFSNARRFFALLFIPVLAAACVNQDVDLPNASLRADKTQIAAPAMESDFTVALKANCNWQVVIEDEDAQWLSISPKTGLGNADIVLSLMPNTSTVRDAEVTIRSTDDPSQTLTVFVKQSAHGSYLTIAELRSLASNLTVGTPEYTITEDKKICAIVNTAAIGANLPGGVFGIQDAKEPGSGILVRTEELSWNDFGEELEIPVKGAVLTRDGNGILELQPAADAAIVRTETSNVQLSPVVISHADYVAKTYESMYVALETVQAVATELTATMDGRVEFQDEDNERYAVYTWSGAAFVGAAVPTGSGRLAGIASLVDGEEVLLPVTAEDFALSGNRFGAASGIRLPYIFSFKAKGASDADGMYYNTMRMSDGSTWTNFLSAPPAKQIVEPNDGSGVTMTFYRSKASSNGNNNGVRFRVNADKLDNIFSLQLWDTGNPYPYVLLTYPIAETVSPGTLWLSCSVTGTNYAPRNYTVQSSTDNTLWETCGDLLIPSKKRNVPHFFSVPVTLHETLRKGSTLYIRIMQKEDIRIGGDSKATEGGEGRLHAAIVLDRPSSDLTTFPAGAIYTEGFDRIYGGVDYLLGSDKLVNMNVFSGDDISDWNEAEKGGLTGENVSARPGYVQIGHAPFQATLPNALSCQVGQLTTPALSALAEATDIEVTLKAMAYKTGSMMADAADKEGDMTSFKVEVIGGGTIDGETSKVISGMNYQSFSDFRFLVNGATSATQLRFTSEAAEGGFTRWFLDDICVVKH, encoded by the coding sequence ATGAACAAGATATTTTCAAATGCCCGGCGGTTTTTCGCACTGCTTTTCATACCGGTATTGGCCGCAGCATGCGTAAATCAAGATGTCGATCTTCCGAATGCGTCGCTTCGGGCCGATAAGACGCAGATTGCCGCCCCTGCCATGGAGTCGGATTTCACGGTCGCTCTTAAAGCCAACTGCAATTGGCAGGTCGTCATCGAAGACGAAGACGCTCAATGGCTTTCCATTTCCCCGAAAACAGGTCTGGGAAATGCCGACATTGTTCTTTCGCTTATGCCCAATACCTCGACTGTTCGAGACGCGGAAGTGACGATTCGCTCTACCGACGATCCGTCGCAAACTCTGACGGTTTTCGTGAAGCAGTCCGCTCACGGCTCCTATCTGACGATTGCTGAACTGCGCTCGTTGGCTTCGAACCTGACGGTCGGAACTCCCGAATATACCATTACGGAGGACAAAAAGATCTGCGCAATAGTCAATACGGCTGCCATTGGAGCAAACCTGCCTGGCGGAGTTTTCGGCATACAAGATGCCAAAGAACCCGGTTCGGGCATCCTCGTCCGCACGGAAGAGCTTTCGTGGAACGACTTCGGTGAAGAATTGGAAATTCCGGTTAAGGGTGCCGTGCTGACGCGCGATGGGAACGGAATACTCGAATTGCAACCCGCGGCCGATGCTGCCATAGTGCGGACCGAAACCTCGAATGTGCAACTCAGTCCGGTTGTCATCTCCCATGCCGATTATGTTGCCAAGACCTACGAATCGATGTACGTCGCCTTAGAGACCGTGCAAGCTGTAGCTACGGAGTTGACCGCTACGATGGATGGGCGCGTGGAATTCCAGGATGAAGACAATGAACGTTACGCGGTTTACACATGGTCGGGTGCGGCGTTCGTCGGAGCCGCCGTGCCGACGGGTAGTGGCCGGCTGGCAGGTATTGCCTCCCTGGTGGACGGCGAAGAGGTACTCTTGCCCGTCACCGCGGAAGATTTCGCTCTTTCGGGAAACCGTTTCGGCGCCGCTTCGGGTATCCGACTGCCATATATCTTCTCGTTCAAGGCCAAAGGGGCCTCGGATGCCGATGGCATGTACTATAATACGATGCGGATGTCTGACGGATCGACATGGACGAATTTCCTTTCGGCACCGCCGGCCAAACAGATTGTGGAGCCGAACGACGGATCAGGTGTCACGATGACCTTTTACAGGAGCAAGGCTTCGTCGAATGGTAATAACAACGGGGTGCGGTTTAGGGTTAATGCCGATAAGCTCGACAACATCTTCTCGCTCCAGCTGTGGGATACCGGAAATCCCTATCCCTATGTATTGTTAACCTATCCGATTGCAGAAACGGTTTCCCCCGGGACGTTGTGGCTTTCATGCAGCGTTACGGGAACGAATTATGCCCCGCGCAATTATACCGTGCAAAGTTCGACCGACAACACGCTATGGGAAACATGCGGCGATTTGCTGATTCCTTCGAAGAAGCGTAACGTTCCGCATTTCTTCTCTGTGCCGGTGACACTGCACGAAACGCTTAGAAAAGGCTCTACGCTTTATATCCGCATCATGCAAAAAGAGGACATCCGCATAGGCGGCGATTCGAAGGCTACGGAAGGCGGCGAAGGTCGTCTGCACGCTGCGATAGTACTCGACCGGCCTTCATCCGATTTGACGACTTTCCCCGCCGGAGCAATTTATACCGAAGGTTTCGATCGGATCTACGGTGGTGTAGATTACTTGCTGGGAAGTGATAAACTGGTCAATATGAACGTCTTCTCGGGCGATGACATTTCGGATTGGAACGAAGCGGAAAAAGGCGGCTTGACCGGAGAGAACGTGAGTGCCCGTCCGGGTTACGTCCAGATCGGCCATGCACCATTCCAGGCAACGCTGCCCAATGCCCTTTCCTGCCAAGTCGGTCAGTTGACCACTCCTGCTCTCTCGGCGTTGGCCGAAGCGACGGATATCGAGGTGACGCTGAAAGCAATGGCCTATAAGACAGGGTCGATGATGGCCGATGCCGCCGACAAGGAGGGTGATATGACCAGCTTCAAGGTCGAAGTGATCGGTGGAGGCACAATCGACGGTGAAACTTCAAAGGTGATATCGGGTATGAACTATCAGAGTTTCTCGGATTTCCGATTCCTGGTGAACGGAGCGACCTCCGCCACTCAATTGCGTTTCACGAGCGAAGCAGCCGAAGGCGGCTTTACGCGCTGGTTCCTTGATGATATATGTGTCGTAAAGCATTAA
- a CDS encoding endonuclease/exonuclease/phosphatase family protein — MKTLKTIALLFCLAVGASACHDLEGDNSDFDLGFASGNGGSNPYVDGYDRLDNSLRLATYNTHRCEGPITQDPAYDRAHYDMTAKVISLVAPDAIALQELDEKTSWHRVSQIEELAKRTGMYATFGRAIDQRGGQYGNGILSREEPLSHDILSLPNPDQTEARIALVAEFERFFFIATHFCHKSEVNRTAAATRLNEYAAEHFQTSDKPVYLAGDLNLNRTTSDAFIELLKSWKIISSNDYTMSTGNTRIDYVLVYTGNQASCEVLGAAVPTFSEIDVYTVSDHLPVFVDLKKE, encoded by the coding sequence ATGAAAACATTGAAAACGATAGCCTTGTTATTCTGCTTGGCAGTAGGTGCATCCGCCTGCCACGATCTGGAAGGGGACAATTCCGATTTTGATCTCGGATTCGCTTCCGGGAATGGCGGTTCGAATCCTTATGTCGATGGTTACGACCGGCTGGACAACTCCCTGCGCCTGGCAACCTACAATACTCATCGCTGCGAAGGGCCTATTACACAGGATCCGGCCTATGATCGGGCGCACTACGACATGACGGCCAAGGTCATCAGCCTTGTGGCACCCGATGCCATTGCTCTTCAGGAACTGGATGAAAAGACCTCTTGGCATCGTGTCTCGCAGATTGAGGAACTGGCGAAACGTACGGGAATGTATGCCACGTTCGGTCGTGCCATCGACCAGCGGGGAGGGCAGTACGGCAACGGGATTCTCTCGCGCGAAGAGCCTCTCTCGCACGATATACTTTCCCTGCCGAACCCCGATCAAACCGAAGCCCGCATCGCTCTGGTAGCCGAATTCGAGCGTTTCTTCTTCATCGCCACGCACTTCTGTCACAAATCGGAGGTTAACCGTACGGCGGCTGCCACGCGGCTGAATGAATATGCCGCAGAACACTTCCAGACGTCGGACAAGCCAGTCTATCTGGCTGGAGACCTGAATCTGAACAGGACGACGTCGGATGCTTTCATTGAACTGCTCAAAAGCTGGAAAATCATCTCCTCGAATGACTACACGATGTCTACGGGAAACACCCGCATCGACTACGTTTTGGTTTACACAGGCAATCAGGCTTCTTGTGAAGTACTCGGAGCAGCCGTTCCGACTTTCTCGGAAATCGATGTCTATACCGTCTCGGACCACCTGCCTGTTTTCGTAGACCTCAAGAAAGAGTAA
- a CDS encoding MFS transporter, with translation MPIFSYFRKSAPSAPFTGDDAARMKLYKKLRFQSFIAGTVGYSLYYVCRTSLNVVKKPILESGALDATQLGIIGSALLFAYAIGKFVNGFLSDHSNIKRFMAAGLCVSAVANLLVGALGFANGGGMVGNMTLFVAFAVMWGVNGWSQSMGAPPAIIALSRWYPLSKRGTYYGFFSASHNLGEFLSFLFVGAVVGIFGWQWGFVGSSVAGVLGVLVIVFLLHDTPESKGLPPIEVLTGEESPEQSHDHGSTSELQRSVIRNPFVWVLALSSAFMYVSRYAINGWGVLFLQEVKGYSLATATQVISVNALLGIVGTVFSGWLSDTLFHGRRNVLAFGFGVLNTVALCLFLYSGDSMFVNLLSMVLFGMAIGVLICFLGGLMAIDIVPREATGAALGIVGMASYVGAGLQDIVSGWLINSGKTVTDGVTTYDFDTAIVFWIAASALSFILALFVSKKK, from the coding sequence ATGCCGATTTTTTCCTACTTTCGCAAAAGCGCACCTTCGGCACCGTTCACGGGCGACGACGCAGCACGCATGAAACTCTACAAAAAGCTCCGTTTCCAGAGCTTCATCGCCGGCACGGTCGGTTACAGCCTCTATTACGTCTGCCGTACGAGCCTCAATGTGGTCAAGAAGCCGATCCTCGAAAGCGGGGCGCTCGACGCCACGCAGCTGGGCATCATCGGCTCGGCGCTGCTGTTCGCCTATGCCATCGGCAAATTCGTCAACGGATTCCTCTCAGACCACAGCAACATCAAGCGCTTCATGGCCGCGGGACTGTGCGTCTCGGCCGTCGCCAACCTGCTGGTCGGTGCGCTGGGTTTCGCCAACGGCGGGGGCATGGTCGGTAACATGACGCTCTTCGTGGCCTTCGCCGTGATGTGGGGCGTCAACGGGTGGTCGCAGTCGATGGGCGCGCCCCCGGCGATCATCGCCCTCTCGCGCTGGTACCCCCTGAGCAAGCGCGGCACCTACTACGGATTTTTCAGCGCCAGCCACAACCTCGGCGAGTTCCTTTCGTTCCTCTTCGTCGGGGCCGTCGTCGGCATCTTCGGCTGGCAGTGGGGCTTCGTCGGGTCGTCGGTGGCCGGGGTGTTAGGCGTGCTGGTGATCGTTTTCCTGTTGCACGACACCCCCGAATCGAAGGGCCTGCCTCCGATCGAGGTGCTGACCGGCGAGGAGTCCCCCGAGCAAAGCCACGACCACGGGTCCACCTCCGAACTCCAGCGTTCGGTCATCCGCAACCCCTTCGTCTGGGTGCTGGCGTTGTCGAGTGCCTTCATGTACGTTTCACGTTACGCCATCAACGGCTGGGGTGTGCTGTTCCTGCAAGAGGTCAAGGGATATTCGCTGGCCACGGCCACGCAGGTCATCTCGGTCAACGCCCTGTTGGGGATCGTCGGAACGGTCTTTTCGGGATGGTTGTCCGACACGCTGTTCCACGGCCGCCGCAACGTGCTGGCTTTCGGCTTCGGCGTGCTGAACACCGTCGCCCTGTGCCTGTTCCTCTACTCGGGCGACAGCATGTTCGTCAACCTGTTGAGCATGGTGTTATTCGGCATGGCCATCGGGGTGCTGATCTGCTTCCTGGGAGGGCTGATGGCCATCGACATCGTGCCGCGCGAAGCCACGGGCGCGGCCCTCGGGATCGTCGGAATGGCCAGCTACGTCGGCGCCGGGTTGCAGGACATCGTCAGCGGCTGGCTGATCAATTCGGGCAAGACGGTCACCGACGGGGTCACGACCTACGATTTCGATACGGCGATCGTCTTCTGGATTGCGGCTTCGGCGCTGTCGTTCATTCTCGCACTTTTTGTTTCGAAGAAAAAGTAA
- a CDS encoding TonB-dependent receptor, which yields MKHFQNHRLSRPLVGAILLLISFFSVSPVAAQTSQSVVSVSGRVTDTSGQPIPGASVIVKGTTIGVTTTDNGSFSLHNVATGATVVVSFIGYADQEFSVLASKDVYDVVLAEDDTLIDDVVVVGYGTQKKANLTGAVAQVTSKELENRPVANLGQALQGMVPNLNVTVSSGKPGAGASFQIRGTGSPNGGSPLILVDGVESYPDRINANDIETISVLKDAASAAIYGAKAAFGVILITTKSGSRNQKATVSYDGYFAFSAPTTSTDYETRGYYSAGIADFFMESGRGVRYTNYTQADYQAMWERRNDKTEHPDRPWVIIDNRFGRESYVYLANFDWYNYLYDMSRPTTDHNISISGGSDKMSYLVSGRYYSQEGVQKLGDDGYKSYNIRSNLSFEVRPWLEIKNSTRMFSGRYTYSGVESESTNWRRPGMHCLASFVPMNPDGTSVAYTSLTYSSTHFPSDGWVAMMQQGGTGGHNLTQEMATKFDFIFKIHKNLTAQADFGYKKGYLRNDYREMDVQYSKYPGEVETMTTNYSDSYREVVYDQNFYTANAFATYKNDWNGHNLEVIGGFNYETRRHRDLKVTREDLLTKELSDFNLAVGEIPELTGGRDERATVGIFYRAAYNYKGRYLFEVDGRYDGSSKFPRGDRFGFFPSFSLGYRISEEKFFEPVRSVIDNLKIRASYGTLGNQDVGSYDYIQSINTQKVMGNYTFDKVSGGAYAYADDPVAGNLTWEKVVHKNIGIDLNMLRSRLNLTFDAYIRDVKGILTQGKSLPSIYGADEPMVNANDIRTKGWELALGWRDSFKVAGRPFHYAVTATLADYTAKYTKVDNPSGILSDPYVGKEVGEIWGYRIDGLFRTTAEAQEYASRIDLTEVCYDYFRTDAGEYGQGIQAGDMKYLDLNGDNAVNEGAGTLDNPGDRVKIGNSTPRYTYGLNLSFEWCGFDISSFFQGVGRQDWYPANDNIKFWGPYVRPFASFIPRNFMSDVWSEENPDAYFPRARAYSARDSKHSMRNVNDRYLQNLAYCRLKNLTIGYSLPERWISKVGLSKCRIYFSGENLFYFTKLHSDFIDPEQATTNSGNSDAYPWYKTFAFGVNLTF from the coding sequence ATGAAACATTTTCAAAACCATCGGCTGTCCCGGCCGCTCGTCGGAGCGATACTGCTCTTGATATCGTTCTTTTCGGTTAGTCCGGTCGCCGCACAGACCTCACAGTCTGTTGTATCGGTCTCCGGTCGAGTAACCGACACTTCGGGACAGCCGATCCCCGGTGCCAGTGTCATTGTGAAAGGCACGACCATCGGCGTTACTACAACGGACAACGGTTCGTTTTCCCTGCACAATGTTGCGACAGGGGCCACGGTCGTTGTTTCGTTCATAGGTTATGCCGACCAAGAGTTCAGCGTACTTGCCTCGAAAGACGTTTACGATGTCGTATTAGCCGAGGATGATACCCTAATCGACGATGTGGTCGTCGTAGGTTACGGCACCCAGAAAAAAGCGAATCTGACCGGCGCAGTAGCACAGGTCACGTCGAAAGAATTGGAAAATCGCCCGGTCGCCAATCTCGGACAGGCTTTGCAGGGTATGGTTCCCAATCTCAACGTGACGGTTTCTTCGGGCAAACCCGGTGCAGGAGCCAGTTTCCAGATTCGCGGCACGGGTTCGCCCAACGGCGGCAGTCCGCTGATTCTTGTCGATGGCGTGGAGAGTTATCCCGACCGCATCAACGCCAACGACATCGAAACGATCTCTGTGCTGAAAGATGCGGCCTCGGCTGCCATCTACGGTGCAAAAGCCGCTTTCGGCGTGATTCTGATCACCACGAAGAGCGGCAGCCGGAATCAGAAAGCAACGGTATCCTACGATGGCTATTTCGCTTTCTCGGCACCGACGACCTCTACCGATTACGAGACTCGCGGCTATTATTCGGCCGGCATCGCCGATTTTTTCATGGAGTCGGGTCGCGGCGTACGTTATACCAATTACACCCAGGCCGACTATCAGGCCATGTGGGAACGGCGTAACGACAAGACAGAACATCCCGATCGTCCGTGGGTCATCATCGACAACCGCTTTGGACGCGAAAGCTACGTCTACTTAGCCAACTTCGACTGGTATAACTACCTCTACGACATGAGCCGTCCCACGACCGATCACAATATCAGCATTTCGGGAGGCAGTGACAAGATGTCTTATCTCGTCAGCGGCCGGTATTATTCGCAGGAAGGAGTACAGAAACTCGGAGACGACGGCTATAAATCGTACAATATCCGTTCGAACCTTTCATTCGAGGTTCGCCCGTGGCTTGAAATTAAGAATTCCACACGCATGTTTAGCGGTCGCTATACTTATTCGGGAGTGGAGAGCGAATCGACCAACTGGCGCCGTCCGGGAATGCACTGTCTGGCCAGTTTCGTCCCGATGAATCCCGACGGAACGTCTGTGGCTTATACTTCTCTGACTTACTCTTCGACGCACTTCCCGTCGGACGGATGGGTCGCTATGATGCAACAGGGAGGTACCGGAGGCCACAATCTGACTCAGGAAATGGCCACCAAATTCGATTTCATCTTCAAAATTCATAAAAATCTGACGGCACAGGCCGATTTCGGTTATAAGAAAGGGTATCTGCGCAATGACTACCGGGAGATGGATGTACAGTATTCGAAATACCCGGGTGAGGTGGAGACGATGACAACCAATTACTCCGACTCCTATCGGGAGGTAGTCTACGATCAGAATTTCTATACGGCGAATGCTTTCGCCACTTACAAAAACGATTGGAACGGACACAACTTGGAGGTGATCGGAGGTTTCAACTACGAGACACGCCGCCATCGAGATCTGAAAGTTACACGTGAAGATCTGCTGACTAAAGAACTCTCGGATTTTAATCTCGCAGTGGGTGAAATTCCCGAACTTACCGGAGGCCGCGACGAACGTGCAACCGTAGGCATCTTCTATCGAGCAGCCTACAACTATAAAGGACGCTATTTATTCGAGGTAGACGGTCGTTATGACGGATCGTCGAAGTTCCCTCGCGGGGATCGCTTCGGATTCTTTCCTTCGTTTTCGCTGGGGTACAGGATCAGCGAAGAGAAATTTTTCGAGCCTGTCCGCAGCGTAATCGACAACCTTAAAATTCGGGCCTCTTACGGTACGCTGGGGAATCAGGATGTAGGATCGTACGATTACATACAGAGCATTAACACGCAAAAAGTAATGGGCAACTACACGTTCGACAAGGTCAGCGGGGGCGCTTATGCCTATGCAGACGATCCGGTAGCGGGCAATCTCACCTGGGAGAAAGTGGTCCACAAGAATATCGGTATTGATTTGAATATGCTGCGTTCGCGCTTGAACCTTACGTTCGATGCTTATATCCGCGATGTAAAAGGCATCCTGACTCAAGGAAAATCGCTGCCGTCGATTTATGGTGCTGATGAGCCTATGGTCAATGCCAATGACATCCGTACCAAAGGATGGGAACTGGCACTCGGCTGGCGGGATTCGTTCAAGGTCGCCGGACGTCCTTTCCATTACGCTGTGACGGCGACCTTGGCTGATTATACGGCCAAGTACACCAAAGTGGATAACCCTTCGGGAATTTTGAGCGATCCCTATGTAGGCAAAGAGGTGGGCGAAATATGGGGATACCGTATAGATGGTTTGTTCCGGACGACCGCCGAAGCCCAGGAATATGCCTCCCGGATCGATCTGACCGAAGTCTGCTACGACTATTTTCGCACTGATGCGGGCGAATACGGACAAGGAATTCAAGCCGGCGATATGAAATATCTCGATCTGAACGGCGACAATGCCGTAAATGAGGGGGCAGGTACGCTCGATAATCCGGGTGACCGTGTGAAAATCGGAAACAGCACCCCTCGTTATACCTATGGTCTGAACCTGTCATTCGAATGGTGCGGATTCGACATTTCGTCCTTCTTTCAGGGCGTAGGACGTCAAGACTGGTATCCAGCCAACGACAACATCAAATTCTGGGGTCCCTATGTCCGTCCGTTCGCATCGTTCATTCCACGCAATTTCATGTCCGATGTTTGGAGTGAAGAGAATCCCGACGCCTATTTCCCCCGCGCTCGTGCTTATTCGGCCCGCGATTCCAAGCACTCAATGCGCAACGTCAACGATCGTTACCTGCAAAATCTGGCTTATTGTCGCCTGAAAAATCTCACTATTGGGTATAGTTTGCCCGAACGATGGATATCAAAAGTAGGACTTTCGAAATGCCGCATCTATTTCAGCGGTGAAAATCTGTTCTACTTTACGAAATTGCACAGCGATTTTATCGATCCGGAGCAAGCGACTACCAACAGCGGAAATTCGGACGCCTATCCGTGGTACAAAACCTTTGCTTTCGGCGTCAACCTGACATTCTAA
- a CDS encoding endonuclease/exonuclease/phosphatase family protein, producing the protein MKKILFILFWATIANGCSQKEIVLRTMTYNTYSGRNAGIEAIADAIRRNNPDLVALQEVERFTELNPGDTPAILAEMTGLKYHAFIHALDIRSGGDYGNVILSKYPILEERSFRLGIPGRDYMRSFGYVRIRKQGHDICFATTHLDHKADDSLRIAQIREILRLTEHINIPIILGGDMNARPEEAPIQLLASKFNVGNSCSELTTDDDGGKTIDYLMYTPESAFEVISHEVDYAAAKASDHYPVLVTFKLASFFN; encoded by the coding sequence ATGAAAAAAATTCTTTTTATACTATTTTGGGCCACAATTGCAAACGGCTGTTCTCAGAAAGAGATTGTCCTGAGGACAATGACCTATAATACTTATAGCGGGCGTAATGCCGGAATCGAAGCTATTGCCGATGCAATTCGCCGCAACAATCCGGATTTGGTAGCTTTGCAGGAAGTTGAACGTTTTACTGAACTAAATCCCGGCGACACACCAGCCATATTGGCCGAGATGACGGGCTTGAAATACCATGCCTTCATTCATGCACTCGACATTCGTTCCGGAGGAGATTATGGGAATGTCATCCTCTCGAAATACCCGATTCTGGAAGAGCGTAGTTTCAGATTGGGAATACCGGGACGAGATTACATGAGGTCTTTTGGATATGTCCGGATTCGTAAACAGGGACATGACATCTGTTTTGCCACGACGCATCTTGATCACAAAGCCGATGATTCTTTGCGGATAGCGCAAATTAGAGAAATACTTCGCTTAACGGAGCATATCAATATTCCGATTATTTTGGGCGGAGATATGAATGCCCGACCGGAGGAGGCTCCGATTCAATTATTGGCATCCAAGTTTAACGTGGGCAACTCTTGCTCGGAGCTGACGACCGACGATGACGGTGGAAAAACGATTGACTATTTGATGTATACTCCCGAGTCTGCTTTTGAAGTAATTTCTCATGAGGTAGATTATGCAGCCGCAAAAGCTTCGGATCATTATCCTGTTTTGGTAACTTTCAAATTGGCCTCTTTTTTTAACTGA